The following are from one region of the Mus pahari unplaced genomic scaffold, PAHARI_EIJ_v1.1 scaffold_7955_1, whole genome shotgun sequence genome:
- the LOC110315479 gene encoding PRAME family member 12-like, producing the protein MKYFLPVDISIASAYLKAMMSFNNSPTLQQLARRSLLEDEALTISALQNLPLQFFPPLFKDAFTSKQANILRLMVAAWPFPCLPVGALMETPHLETLKAVLDGLDLLMSQKDRPRWKLEVLDLRDAHHDFWNDWAGIQHVACSPDVTGNTQPEGNHPNLGGEQTMTIKMNLSLMSRHPSPYLKYFYQWAKQRKDVIQVICEKLVFGAIPAYDPLGVLEVFDPGSIQELEINTCWDLRTLALLAPGLGQMNNLQKLLFKEICIPLDWPWHQEMEAWCVTEIFSQFSKLPKLQHLYLNDVYFLNERLDQVLRYLESPLETLAITHCRLSESDMRYLSQCSSVHQLKHLDMSGVTFILSHPFLGSLLERLTATLQTLKLKDCMLMDFQIHALLPALSQCSQLTEVNFVENILSMGRLKDLLQHTANLTQLTLEKYPAPDEVYDDIGNVIPDRFVQLCSELMDTLKGIRQPKQVYF; encoded by the exons atgaaatattttcttcccGTGGATATATCCATAGCATCTGCTTACCTGAAAGCTATGATGAGCTTCAACAACTCACCAACACTCCAGCAGCTGGCAAGAAGAAGTCTGCTGGAAGATGAAGCCTTGACCATCTCGGCTCTGCAGAACCTGCCTTTGCAGTTCTTCCCGCCACTCTTCAAGGATGCATTCACCAGCAAACAAGCTAACATCCTGAGGCTGATGGTGGCAGCATGGCCCTTCCCATGCCTTCCTGTGGGAGCCCTGATGGAGACTCCTCACCTGGAGACCCTGAAAGCTGTGCTAGATGGCCTTGATTTGCTGATGTCACAAAAGGATCGACCTAG GTGGAAACTGGAAGTGCTTGATTTAAGAGATGCCCACCACGACTTCTGGAATGATTGGGCTGGAATACAGCATGTTGCCTGCTCTCCAGATGTGACTGGCAATACCCAACCAGAGGGAAATCATCCCAACCTAGGTGGGGAACAGACCATGACTATAAAGATGAACCTGTCCCTCATGTCTCGCCATCCCTCTCCatacctaaaatatttttatcaatggGCCAAGCAGAGAAAAGATGTGATACAGGTGATCTGTGAGAAGTTGGTGTTCGGAGCCATTCCTGCCTATGATCCACTGGGTGTTTTGGAGGTTTTTGATCCAGGCTCAATCCAGGAATTGGAAATAAACACCTGCTGGGACTTGCGTACCCTTGCATTGCTAGCCCCTGGCCTGGGTCAAATGAACAACCTCCAGAAACTCCTTTTCAAGGAAATCTGCATACCTTTGGATTGGCCTTGGCACCAAGAGATGGAAGCCTGGTGTGTGACAGAGATCTTTTCCCAGTTCTCCAAACTGCCTAAGCTCCAGCATCTCTATTTGAATGATGTCTACTTCCTAAATGAACGTCTGGATCAAGTGCTCAG gTACTTGGAGAGTCCATTAGAGACCCTTGCTATCACTCACTGCAGGCTGTCAGAATCGGATATGAGGTACCTGTCCCAGTGTTCAAGCGTCCATCAGCTCAAACACCTGGACATGAGTGGTGTCACCTTCATTTTAAGTCATCCATTCCTAGGAAGTCTGCTAGAAAGACTGACAGCTACTCTGCAGACATTAAAATTGAAGGACTGTATGCTCATGGACTTCCAAATCCATGCCCTCCTGCCTGCGTTGAGCCAGTGTTCCCAGCTCACTGAAGTCAATTTTGTGGAGAACATCTTGTCCATGGGCAGACTGAAGGATCTGCTGCAGCATACTGCCAACCTCACACAGCTGACCCTGGAGAAGTACCCTGCCCCTGATGAGGTCTATGATGACATTGGTAATGTTATTCCAGACAGATTTGTACAACTTTGTTCTGAGCTCATGGACACACTCAAGGGTATAAGGCAGCCAAAGCAGGTCTACTTT